From the genome of Thermaerobacter marianensis DSM 12885:
CGCGCCCGGCGCGCCCGGTCACCCCTCCCGGACGAACCGGCCCGCCCCAGCGGGCCATCCCGCCATCCCCCAGCGGCCGGCCGGCGCCGCCGGCCGGCCCGGCGCACCCCAAGGGCTCACGCCAGGCCGTCCCGCGGTCCCCGGACGGGCCGTGATGCCATGTGATGCCATGTGGGCGGTGACCGCGGCGCCGCGGTGGTGAGGGCTCAGCGGTGGTTCAGGCGCCGGGCCAGCGACTCGCCGGCCCACTGGACGGCCTGCACCAGCGCCACCAGCAGCACCACGCACGCCAGCAGCACCCCGGCCTCCCAGCGCTGGTACCCCATGCGGAAGGCCAGGTCGCCCAGGCCGCCGCCGCCCACGGCCCCGGCCACTGCGGAGAACTCGATGAGGCCCACGGTGGCGATGGTCACGCCCAGGACCACCGCCGGCAGCGCCTCCGGCAGCAGCACCTTGCGCACCACCTGCCAGGGGCTGGCGCCCATGGCGACGGCCGCATCGATGGTGCCGCGGTCCACCTCCCGCAGGGCCGTCTCCACCACCCGCGCCACCAGCGGCGTGGCGGCCACCGCCATGGGCGGCACCGCCGCCGCGGTCCCCAGGGACGTGCCCACCAGCAGCCGGGTGAAGGGCGCCAGGGCGATGAGCAGGATGATGAAGGGCACCGACCGCCCCGTGTTGACCACGAAGGCCAGGACCGCCCGCAGCGGCGGGAAGGCGGCGATGTGGCCCCGGTCCATCACCACCAGCAGGGTGCCGATGGGCACGCCGGCCAGGGTGGCGAAGAGGATCGCCAGGCCGACCATGTACAGGGTCTGCCCCGTGGCTTCCACGATGTCGGGCCCGAACTCGGTCAGCGCCTTGACCAGCTCGGTTACCACGTCCCGTCACCTCCCCGCAGCCCACCAGCTGGCGGCCCGCGCGGGCAGGCCCGGCCCGCCGCCGGCCGCCGGCTGCTCCTCCGCACCGCGGGCGCCACCGGCGGCCGGCGCCTCCGATCCCCCGGCGGCGCCGGTGACGGCGGGCGTCCAGCGCGCTACGGCACCCCGGGTCATGGCCAGCGCAGAGGGCACCGCCGCCCCCGTCCCGGCCCCGGCCGCCGCCGGCGTTCCCGCATCCCGCCGGGCGGTCCCGAAAAGCCGTGCCGCCGCATCCGCAGGGGCCGGTTCCGCCGCTCCCGCCACGGCGCCCAATCCGCCCGCCTCGCCGGTCTCCCCGGCGGCTGCCGCCAGCAGACGCCGGGTGGCCTCCGCCTGGGGCCGCCCGAACACGTCGGCCACGGGCCCGCACTCGGCGATGCGGCCTGCGTCCATCACCGCCACCCGCTGGCATGCCGCCGCCACCAGGTCCAGCTGGTGGGTGATGAGCAGCACGGTGATCCCCAGCTCGCGGTGGACCCGCTGCAACAGCTCCAGCACCGTGCGGCTGGTGGCCGCGTCCAGGGCCGAGGTGGGCTCGTCGCAGAGCAGCAGCTCCGGCTCCGTGGCCAGGGCGCGGGCGATGGCCACCCGCTGCTTCTGGCCGCCGCTGAGCTGCGAGGGGTAGGCCCCGGCCTTGTCGGCCAGGCCGACCCAGTCGAGAAGTTCCTCCACCCGGCGGCGGATGCGGTCCCGCGGCACGCCGGCGATCTCCAGGGGCAGCGCCACGTTGCCCGCCGCCGTGCGGGACCAGAGCAGGTGAAAGTGCTGGAAGACCAGGCCGATGCGCCGCCGCTGCTGCCGCAGGGCCGCGCCCCGCAAGCGGGTCAGCTCGACCCCGCCCAGGCGGATGGAGCCCGTGGTGGGCCGCTCCAACAGGGTGATGCACCGCACCAGGGTGCTCTTGCCCGCCCCCGACGGGCCGACGACCCCGAAGAA
Proteins encoded in this window:
- a CDS encoding methionine ABC transporter permease — protein: MVTELVKALTEFGPDIVEATGQTLYMVGLAILFATLAGVPIGTLLVVMDRGHIAAFPPLRAVLAFVVNTGRSVPFIILLIALAPFTRLLVGTSLGTAAAVPPMAVAATPLVARVVETALREVDRGTIDAAVAMGASPWQVVRKVLLPEALPAVVLGVTIATVGLIEFSAVAGAVGGGGLGDLAFRMGYQRWEAGVLLACVVLLVALVQAVQWAGESLARRLNHR
- a CDS encoding methionine ABC transporter ATP-binding protein, with the translated sequence MPEPMLEIRNLVKVFRGRRGTTTALDGVDLEVARGEFFGVVGPSGAGKSTLVRCITLLERPTTGSIRLGGVELTRLRGAALRQQRRRIGLVFQHFHLLWSRTAAGNVALPLEIAGVPRDRIRRRVEELLDWVGLADKAGAYPSQLSGGQKQRVAIARALATEPELLLCDEPTSALDAATSRTVLELLQRVHRELGITVLLITHQLDLVAAACQRVAVMDAGRIAECGPVADVFGRPQAEATRRLLAAAAGETGEAGGLGAVAGAAEPAPADAAARLFGTARRDAGTPAAAGAGTGAAVPSALAMTRGAVARWTPAVTGAAGGSEAPAAGGARGAEEQPAAGGGPGLPARAASWWAAGR